A segment of the Melopsittacus undulatus isolate bMelUnd1 unplaced genomic scaffold, bMelUnd1.mat.Z mat_scaffold_189_arrow_ctg1, whole genome shotgun sequence genome:
tgcctGGAAGCCGGAGAGCTTCAATACGCCGTCACCATAATGAGAACAAACCAGACCTTGTCAAGCCCCAGTCCCTTCCCTCTGTACCACTGACCGGGAGCTAGTGAGAATGCATGTACAGTTTAGAGTGAGCTACTGCGTGGGGCTGCAGAGTGGTAATGGAAGGGGCTAAAGGCATGAAGCAGATTTGGGattggagcactgtgtttccagctttgacatcagttttctgttttacttcagtgcaactattttagtaattattttttttcttattagttccTGTCCTTCACCTCTTGGGGAGTTTACTTACTGGATGCACTTCCTGGCCGTGTGTTTGACACAGCAAAAGAAGATGTGGCACTGCGGACGAGCAtactgaggaagctgcttctggtaagtaggtggaagtagagagaataacagtgcattcatctggaacttcagcactgaggcaagcatgtatcttgctgatctgctttgaaagctcagggcaaaggcactaacttgtccagcagcataatcacttcttttgaagtcattgacttttcagaggtttgctccatctgaagcattgtctgcttttttgcactgcctttctttggtatcacagtgtccttggataggttgcttccttataaatgtaatggtgtttgctttggaacagtcagacaagcttagctcctgttgggccaagctcttgaatctttaaaagtcagctaAGCTGTAAATTGTTCTGCGGTTTCCTTGCGATAGTCTGGTTGTGCTGCCggtcagcacacagaaagaacaggtccctttttcagctacactagcaagtcttttagcacagcagggagctgtggagcaggagaaaatgaacgtcGGGTTTGGTGTGTGAATAGCTCTTGGGGAATGGGTAGAAGAAAGGGTTGTGTTGGGAGTAAATGTtaggctctgcaaagctgagaaatgtcCAGGTTTTTGCTGCGATACTGaacctctttctctttaggCTAATCTATTTAGCTTGAATTCATGTGGGTAACTCTGTGCATGTTTAGCAGGTGGATGTAGCTGACTCAAGGGGAAAGCTGAGCaaccttggatactgagctctaattggtgagtctagaggttactactgtttacaaagctaatgtttataacttgtttgttcttgtatttgtaaaattgcatttgtgtattttgtaatactgtatttgtaaaaacaccgtgggaaactacagccttggcagagatcattctctgcacgaaaacatgggaaattacagaagcataacaagacaattgaccttgcttatgcctgccaagaatcttcttgtccagcaacaaggctcagggtattgggatcgctcactgcgtggccttggctctgcaagaATTGCACGAGTGCGGActtgtagaaatgctttttgttgtgttaataaaaaaatggagagggtgagggtggatgagagggactattgattttgtacttgtatgggttgtttctgtacccctatgatgttttcctccctgactgtaacttgttagaatagttgccttaactgaaaaaggagagggtgaggctggatgggagggactattgatcttgtatggtgccgcggccaggtggaggggagaaaacaccgatacgatgtaggttcacaaaatgctccgtttattgattacaaagctgctcttaatatactgtcttacacgtgatcacgcattacttgattggctgcttcactttgcccacaagggatacacgctcccctttacctctcctgattggtttcacgccttcgcttcagcttagcgttacatcatgcttctgcaattactggcatcctgttattgcattcctgttttgctgatcttgacacttcttcttcttttaacctggggtcataagttcactttctcacagcttgctgtaggcctcttcaagtgcccatgctcgacccccaacatctccccctcttttttcaaataaggcgtttgtcatctgctgcatgcgttgcataatacattgtaacagacaaggtccaaaaaacaaaattaacaacataatcattattggtccgctaaacatcatgattaaactccttaaccaactacttattcctaacgattttaaccaagagtctataggatttgtttctacagtaagttctttcatattttctttaagttcaaacaaattcttgtgaatagattcagaatgatcagaaagattcatacaacacatgcccagaagcattctaatgcaaaggggatgtgaagcagctgcagaagtaaactgtacagtgttaacagtcaaggagttacactccccccccttttttttttttttttatcagacaaaaagccatttattgcaaagctttaactccttatatactattgcttacacacacctacagcaatttggcatatcatgattggatacttgtcgtgaagacccttagtgactaacatagaattggttaaacacaggtgtgagaacttgacctcgaatgcttgccaacagtccacagttctcataactcagtgaattacagcttcttcttatcttgcttgcttaggcttcctcgggcctcccatggccttgctgtatccctcagagttattcagagctcatgtaccaaatattcattttcctgtgagaacactgtctccacatctccccctttttagttttacgaaaagtttttgacaatttattgtgtctgctctatcactgcttgacttgtgtaatataacaacccactactctaggtagcattatttcagtaagattagtctgatttgaagtcacttgaacctttataacatgtaGCAtatcagtgaatcctacacaccatgtaacaggttggaatagttgggatttaacagatatgctcagtatacttttccattacccatggtcacacataataggcacagatattacaaagattttacaaagatttctaccattgctgtttctttatgtcggttgagttctgcggcttggtactgttttgctggcagccagtatggtcctgttgatagctgtacacagctgggcctaccctttttctcctggatggctctctgataacagcggaggccatccctcacatcaaggtctggcatgacatgtgtctccactgctctacgcctgctgggttgcagccagcagcgaagctaaaggttcttcttggtggcaatcacagaggccaacccagtcttgcccttgactgtggtagcaggcatttggtcaatctctgtccttgcaccttgttgtcaatgcagagtttcacctgcttaacccagtaacaagtcactactacagcaaagcacacacagatttacattagcagagtaactatcacagagtgcatcagcatgttgaagatgctaatggcagcgagggactaaccaaagaaacttcttaccagtggagttcttccaccctcttaatttgttccattacttgctttataacagtaccatcatcttagaatctttctagcttttgccttagtattttctagcagctactgcaaatttgctttctttaacatctcttttacaagtgacaaatccatacaatacaacgtatagtttcttattagcaactggctagtaaatacaggtggttttatacacaaaatcacaacctctaataatagctactttacaagcatgcatactcaagctgttaattttcagttgccgtcaagtgattttttttgttgttgttttttttttgttgttgttggttttttttttcaaagttgctcaccctgctttgcacagctaaaaccaccggcctatcggcaactgcgcttttgcattaaccttttcttgcccgaaaggttaaactgctacctgttaaaacttttacatgaacctgacaacaaaaaatatacagaacactgtctgccctcatcacacacacacacagacacacacacacacacatatgggatcccgcaagcacactccacacaactacaatatttgaaacacaaaatccagacaatcattgttcccactacacagtcccacatacaggacgtggcacaaggaccctgtaaagactatcaggaaaccagctccgagaagcatcatcacagtgcaaggtggcaggctcaaccttagcgggcgtccccacagaggctctgcctccctcacatcgcatgaggcttgggcttttttactgaccaaaatgcacactcgttcctacacaggtggccagcctatgttggaggaagttgccagcaatatctataaaggtttccaagggtagATAGAAACgtggacatacttatatttaccaacttctagtacatgagtgtcacagagagactgtatcaaaggagtagtatacggggtcccaactccacggtcttacacattctgcccgatacccctgataagagcatacaagagaccatCCCATcttgggtgggaagcacacacaccatgggaaaccgtgcaatacatccacatcccccacccatctcacttctccctttacagctacccatttatcatgaggatatgggggatataaatcaggcttcttttccggatgaataggctccaggtcaaaagcaccatccaggtcagcatcggcattatcaggcatcagaatctcaggagcagcaacagcaaactgataaacgtgcacaggctccatctcggggtcaatagggctcaggtcgaaaggatcgtcttcatccccgtcctcagtcttcgctgctgcagcggcaaccagtggaggttcggggggggggggggggggggcacgctgatctccatgatctcatttttttttttactttaacatctctaaaacagttctccaaatgactaacaaacttttcacagcatcattgcctttcgtggctgcattccacagcttaactcctgccccattccacaaggatatctcaaatccggtagactcataaatctctgggtaacgtgtcttcaaccatttcaacattaactttaggtctgtctctttaagggttgctcccttcaccttaggaaggactgaaaacatccataaatcaggggcttcttccttagtaattttctcccaagtctcgagattaaaagcttcaccgactcccacaattcttcccctatcttacgccattgatctttggagaataactgtccagtattttctaacaacccccttcgtcggcaccaaaataaaaagtccacaagttcctgtcggggtatcgagtaccctgttttcttcgctacgcatagcactccttctgtcgtagccttttctatcgctgatacagcgaaacccatcccgaaccagaccgcagtctgcctgactcaccggtcagccgtggccacgtaatttgacctcttttcctgcctctctcgggcagcctgcctctctcaggcagccgggatctccaccttctctcgtccacggtctctctctctcctggtatcacgtcggtGTCACCAaaatgccgcggccaggtggaggggagaaaacaccgatatgatgtaggttcacaaaatgctccgtttattgattacaaggctgctcttaatatactgtcttacacacgatcacgcattacttgattggctgcttcactttgcccacgagggatacacgctcccctttacctctcctgattggtttcacaccttcgcttcagcttagcgttacatcatgcttctgcaattactggcatcctgttattgcattcctgttttgctgatcttgacacttcttcttcttttaacctggggtcataagttcactttctcacagcttgctgtaggcctgttcaagcgcccatgctcgacccccaacagtatgggttgtttctgtaccactatgatgtttttctcccaggctataacttgttgtacttgttgtctgaactgaaaaaggagagggtgagggtggatgggactggccatcgatgttgtacttgtatgggttgtttctgtacccctatgatgttttcctccctgattataacttgttataattgttgccttaaaaagggagagggtgagtgtggatgggatggactattgatcttgtatgggttgattctgtacccctataatgtttccctccctgactataacttgttataattgttgccttaactgaaaacggAGTGGccgggggtggatgggagggactattgatcttgtatgggttgtttttgtacctctataatgtttttctcccagactttaacttgttgtacttattgtctgaactgaaaagggagagggagagggtgagggtggatgggactggccattgatgttgtacttgtatggcttttttctgtacccctatgatgttttcctgcctgattataacttgttataattgttgccttaaagagggagagggtgagtgtggatgggatggactattcatcttgtataggttgtttctgtacccctatgttttcctccctgactgtaacttgttatgattgttgtgttaattgaaaaagagggtgagggtggatgggatggactattaatcttgtatggattgtttctgtaccactatgatgtttttctccctgaatataacttgttgtaattgttgtgttaattgaaaaaggagagggtgagggtggatgggatggactattgatcttgtacttgtattggttgttcctgtacccctatgattttttcctccctgactgtaacttgttgtaattgttgccttaactgaaaaagcagagggtgagggtggatgggagggactattgatcttgtacttgtattggttgtttctgcaCCCcttatgattttttcctcccatgactgtaacttgttgtaattgttgtgttaattgaaaaaggagagggtgagggtggatgggatggactattgatcttgtatgggttgtttctgtacccctatgatgttttcctccctgactgtaacttgttatatttgttgtgttaattgaaaaagagggtgagggtggatgggatggactattgatcttgtatgggttgtttctgtacccctatgatgttttcctccctgactgtaacttgttataattgttgtgttaattgaaaaaggagagggtgagggtggatgggatggaatattgatcttgtacttgtattggttgtttctgtacccctatgattttttcctccctgactgtaacttgttgtaattgttgtgttaattgaaaaaggagagggtgagggtggatgggatggactattgatcttgtatgggttgtttctgtacccctatgatgttttcctccctgactgtaacttgttataattgttgccttatcTGAAAAAGGACAGGATGGGGGTGGattggatggactattgatcttgtataggttgtttctgtacccctatgatgttttcctccctgactgtaacttgttgtaattgttgtgttaattgaaaaaggagaggttgagggtggatgggatggactattgatcttgtatgggttgtttctgtacccctatgatgttttcctccctgactgtaacttgttataattgttgccttaactgaaaaaagacagggtgggggtggattggatggactattgatcttgtatgggttgtttctgtacccctatgatgttttcctccctgactgtaacttgttgtaattgttgtgttaattgaaaaaggagagggtgagggtggatgggatggactattgatcttgtacttgtattggttgttcctgtacccctatgattttttcctccctgactgtaacttgttgtaattgttgccttaactgaaaaagcagagggtgggggtggatgggagggactattgatcttgtacttgtatgggttgtttgtgtacccctatgatgttttcctgcctgattataacttgttataattgttgccttaaaaagggagagggtgagtgtggatgggatggactattgatcttgtgcttgtattggttgtttctgtaccccaatgattttttcctccctgactgtaacttgttgtaattgttgccttaactgaaaaagcagagggtgagggtggatgggagggactattgatcttgtacttgtattggttgtttctgcaCCCcttatgattttttcctcccatgactgtaacttgttgtaattgttgtgttaattgaaaaaggagagggtgagggtggatgggatggactattgatcttgtatgggttgtttctgtacccctatgatgttttcctccctgactgtaactttttatatttgttgtgttaattgaaaaagagggtgagggtggatgggatggactattgatcttgtacttgtattggttgtttctgtacccctatgattttttcctccctgactgtaacttgttgtaattgttgtgttaattgaaaaaggagagggtgagggtggatggcatggactattgatcttgtatgggttgtttctctacccctatgatgttttcctccctgactgtaacttgttataattgttgccttatcTGAAAAAGGACAGGGTGGGATTGGattggatggactattgatcttgtatgggttgtttctgtacccctatgatgttttcctccctgactgtaacttgttgtaattgttgtgttaattgaaaaaggagagggtgagggtggatgggactggccattgatgttgtacttgtatgggttgtttctgtacccctatgatgttttcctccctgattgtaacttgttataattgttgccctaaaaagggagagggtgagtgtggatgggatggactattgatcttgtatgggttgtttctgtacccctatgatgttttcctccctgactgtaacttgttgtaattgttgtgttaattgaaaaaggagagggtgagggtggatgggactggccattgatgttgtacttgtatgggttgtttctgtacccctatgatgttttcctccctgattgtaacttgttataattgttgccttaaaaagggagagggtgagtgtggatgggatggactattgatcttgtataggttgtttctgtacccctatgatgttttcctccctgactgtaacttgttgtatttgttgtgttaattgaaaaaggagagggtgagggtggatgggactggccattgatgttgtacttgtatgggttgtttctgtacccctatgatgttttcctccctgattgtaacttgttataattgttgccttaaaaagggagagggtgagtgtggatgggatggactattgatcttgtataggttgtttctgtacccctatgatgttttcctccctgaatataacttgttataattgttgccttaactgaaaaagcagagggtggggggggatgggagggactatgtatcttgtacttgtatgggttgtttctgtacccctatgatgttttggcaggtaagtcaattttccaggtaagtcaattttccaGGTAAGTCAATGCTAGATGATAGATGGGTACATGATCCatggtagatgatagatgatgacaGTTGGGTACATGATAGATGGCAGATGATAGATGGCAGTTGAGAGATGGCAGATGAGACATGATAGATGacagcaaggcaaggcaaattaGGTGCTAGGTAGATCCGTTCCGGGTCGCCGCTAGGGCTAGGGTCgtcactagggttagggtacactcttcctgacatcattaggtttagggtgcactcttcccgacattagggttagggtacccactttccgacattagggttagggtgcactcttcccgacattagggttagggtgcactcaatctgacattatggctggggtgcactcctcccgacattagggttagggtacacactttccgacattagggttagggtgcactcttcccgacattagggttagggtcactcaatctgacattatggctggagtgcactcttcccgacattagggttagggtacccactctccgacattagggttagggtgcactcttcccgacattaggtttagggtaccccctttccgacattagggttagggtgccctcttcccgacattagggttagggtgcactcaatctgacattatggctggggtgcactcttcccgacattagggttagggtacccactttccgacattagggttagggtgcactcttcccgacattagcgttagggtaccccctttccgacattagggttagggtgccctcttcccgacattagggttagggtgcactcaatctgacattatggctggggtgcactcttcccgacattagggttagggtacccacttttcgacattagggttagggtgcactcttcccgacattagcgttagggtaccccctttccgacattagggttagggtgccctcttcccgacattagggttagggtgcactcaatctgacattatggctggggtgcactcttcccgacattagggttagggtacccacttttcgacattagggttagggtgcactcttcccgacattagggttagggtaccccctttccgacattagggttagggtgccctcttcccgaccttagggttagggtgccctcagtctgacattatggctggggtgccccctgcccgacattagggttagggtacccactttccgccattagggttgttgtcccccctttccgacagtagggttagggccccccccgcccctatctccgacattagggctaggggtgccctcttcccgaccttagggttagggtgccctcagtctgacattatggctggggtgccccctgcccgacattagggttagggtacccactttccgccattagggttgttgtcccccctttccgacattagggttagggccccccccgcccctatctccgacattagggctaggggtgccctcttcccgaccttagggttagggtgccctcagtctgacattatggctggggtgccccctgcccgacattagggttagggtacccactttccgccattagggttagggtcccccctttccgacattagggttagggccccccccgcccctatctccgacattagggctaggggtgccctcttcccgaccttagggttagggtgccctcagtctgacattatggctggggtgccccctgcccgacattagggttagggtacccactttccgccattagggttgttgtcccccctttccgacattagggttagggccccccccgcccctatctccgacattagggctaggggtgccctcttcccgaccttagggttagggtgccctcagtctgacattatggctggggtgccccctgcccgacattagggttagggtacccactttccgccattagggttagggtcccccctttccgacattagggttagggccccccccgcccctatctccgacattagggctaggggtgccctcttcccgaccttagggttagggtgccctcagtctgacattatggctggggtgccccctgcccgacattagggttagggtacccactttccgccattagggttagggtcccccctttccgacattagggttagggccccccccgcccctatctccgacattagggctaggggtgccctcttcccgacattagggttagggtgccctcagtctgacattatggctggggtgccccctgcccgacattagggttagggtacccactttccgccattagggttgttgtcccccctttccgacattagggttagggccccccccgcccctatctccgacattagggctaggggtgccctcttcccgaccttagggttagggtgccctcagtctgacattatggctggggtgccccctgcccgacattagggttagggtacccactttccgccatt
Coding sequences within it:
- the LOC117438378 gene encoding ribosomal oxygenase 2-like isoform X1, producing MELAILVWKLEAAILNLLSDDIYELNSIIYLCLTLEDQKRRGCMSREERRGGVCNGEFLSFTSWGVYLLDALPGRVFDTAKEDVALRTSILRKLLLQVDVADSRGKLSNLGY